One segment of Acidobacteriota bacterium DNA contains the following:
- the tgt gene encoding tRNA guanosine(34) transglycosylase Tgt, with amino-acid sequence MQFEVLHRDGAARCGRLVTPHGSIETPAFMPVGTLGAVKGLGPSSLEDLGAQVMLSNLYHLEVRPGVEAVRELGGLHRFTGWSGPILTDSGGFQVFSLSDLRTVDDDGVSFRSHVDGDAMRFTPEKVVKLQARLGVDIAMMLDECPPWPVDQATAAASWRRTLDWARRAKEALPAARREGLDGQWRGALFGIVQGSVFPALRERAGRELAELDLQGYAIGGVSVGEPDADRRKVVEVTAPVLPEDRPRYLMGVGYPEDLLHAVSQGVDLFDCVLPARNARHGNLFTRQGVVKLKNARFGRDDRPVDEHCRCPTCSTVSRAFLHHLFRCREFTAGVLATQHNLFFYLSLMADLRAAIAAGELASFSASRAGTA; translated from the coding sequence TTGCAGTTCGAAGTCCTCCACCGCGACGGTGCGGCCCGCTGCGGCCGCCTGGTCACCCCTCACGGGTCGATCGAGACCCCGGCGTTCATGCCGGTGGGCACCCTCGGTGCCGTTAAAGGCCTCGGCCCTTCCTCCCTCGAAGATCTGGGAGCCCAGGTGATGCTCTCGAACCTCTATCACCTCGAGGTGCGGCCGGGGGTGGAGGCGGTGCGTGAGTTGGGCGGCCTCCATCGCTTCACCGGCTGGTCCGGGCCGATCCTCACGGACAGCGGCGGCTTCCAGGTGTTCAGCCTGTCGGATCTGCGCACCGTTGACGACGACGGCGTGTCCTTTCGCAGCCACGTGGACGGCGACGCCATGCGATTCACGCCCGAGAAGGTAGTGAAGCTGCAGGCCCGTTTGGGCGTGGACATCGCCATGATGTTGGACGAGTGCCCGCCCTGGCCGGTGGACCAGGCGACGGCAGCGGCCTCCTGGCGGCGCACCCTGGACTGGGCGCGGCGGGCGAAGGAAGCGTTGCCGGCGGCGCGGCGCGAGGGACTCGATGGGCAGTGGCGGGGCGCCCTCTTCGGCATCGTCCAGGGCAGCGTCTTCCCGGCGCTGCGGGAGCGCGCCGGGCGCGAACTGGCGGAACTCGACCTCCAGGGCTACGCCATCGGCGGGGTGAGCGTTGGGGAGCCCGACGCGGACCGCCGCAAAGTGGTCGAAGTGACGGCCCCGGTGCTGCCGGAGGACCGGCCGCGGTATCTGATGGGCGTGGGGTATCCGGAGGATCTGCTTCACGCCGTCAGCCAGGGAGTGGACCTCTTTGACTGCGTGCTGCCGGCGCGCAATGCCCGCCACGGCAACCTGTTTACCCGGCAGGGCGTTGTCAAGCTCAAGAACGCGCGATTCGGGCGAGACGACCGGCCGGTGGACGAGCACTGCCGGTGCCCGACCTGTAGCACCGTCAGCCGAGCCTTCCTCCATCACCTGTTTCGCTGCCGGGAGTTCACCGCCGGGGTTTTGGCGACCCAGCACAATCTGTTTTTCTATCTCTCCCTGATGGCGGATCTGAGGGCCGCCATTGCGGCCGGGGAACTGGCCTCCTTCAGCGCCTCACGGGCCGGTACCGCTTGA
- a CDS encoding outer membrane lipoprotein carrier protein LolA gives MVRSPLFVLVALAIALTVPAAVWPADADPADTSLSGSQRLAALIERIKAAQGDLQTLEARFTQHQESALLLEPEESEGTFLYAAPDRVRWEYTAPTPISVVIDGKEMTTWYRDLQRAETLEIGRYSSQVFKYLGASGSMETLLDYFDVRVSFPASEGEPYELRMKPRYARIAKKLESMTLWVDSERYLPVRLEHVGADGDSTEYRFEDLKINAGIPAESFDLELTDEVEVRRMGLPRSG, from the coding sequence ATGGTTCGATCTCCGCTCTTCGTTCTCGTGGCGCTGGCGATCGCTCTTACCGTGCCGGCCGCGGTGTGGCCGGCGGACGCCGACCCGGCGGACACTTCCCTGTCCGGCTCCCAGCGCCTGGCGGCACTGATCGAGCGCATCAAGGCCGCTCAGGGCGATCTTCAAACCCTCGAAGCGCGCTTCACTCAGCACCAGGAGAGCGCTCTGTTGCTGGAACCGGAAGAGTCCGAAGGCACCTTCCTCTACGCCGCCCCGGATCGCGTGCGCTGGGAGTACACGGCGCCGACTCCCATCTCGGTGGTGATCGACGGCAAGGAGATGACCACCTGGTATCGCGATCTACAGCGCGCTGAGACCCTGGAGATTGGTCGCTACTCGAGCCAGGTCTTCAAGTACCTGGGCGCCAGCGGTTCGATGGAAACGTTGCTCGACTACTTCGACGTGCGGGTGAGCTTTCCAGCCTCCGAGGGAGAGCCCTACGAACTGCGGATGAAGCCGCGCTATGCGCGCATCGCCAAAAAGCTGGAGTCGATGACCCTGTGGGTGGATTCCGAGCGCTATCTGCCGGTGCGGCTGGAGCACGTGGGGGCCGACGGGGACTCGACCGAGTACCGCTTCGAAGACCTCAAGATCAACGCCGGAATTCCCGCGGAGAGCTTCGATCTAGAGCTGACGGACGAAGTCGAGGTTCGCCGAATGGGCTTGCCTAGAAGCGGGTAG
- a CDS encoding FYDLN acid domain-containing protein: MSDIKLGAKHICSSCGAKFYDLGKGTLICPKCGTDQNEVPEAEKEKAKKKTAPPPEPDETEESLEDEEEDDSDKELELDVNKARGEGASGDDDDEDDEEDDDEEGEEEVGVDAEELDDLDDEDEEEGDDD; encoded by the coding sequence ATGTCGGACATCAAGTTGGGAGCCAAGCACATCTGTTCGAGTTGCGGCGCCAAGTTCTATGACCTGGGCAAGGGCACGCTGATCTGCCCGAAGTGCGGCACCGATCAGAACGAAGTCCCCGAGGCCGAGAAGGAGAAGGCGAAAAAGAAAACCGCACCCCCTCCGGAACCCGATGAGACCGAAGAGTCCCTCGAAGACGAGGAAGAAGACGATAGCGACAAGGAGCTGGAGCTGGACGTCAACAAAGCCCGCGGCGAAGGCGCCTCCGGCGACGACGACGACGAGGACGACGAGGAGGACGACGACGAGGAGGGCGAGGAGGAAGTCGGGGTAGACGCCGAGGAGCTCGACGACCTCGATGATGAGGACGAGGAAGAGGGCGACGACGACTGA
- the folK gene encoding 2-amino-4-hydroxy-6-hydroxymethyldihydropteridine diphosphokinase, with translation MMRTRKRATTTDPREPDPDRSPAPRSGRASKGQQTFALGLGANLPRGGQSAANTLLQAIGALTRHLGPLETASLYRSAPMSRQPAASPQEIDRQPNYYNTAVTGITDLSPDALLALAKAFELAAGREGDPYRQDAPRTLDIDLLLYGRREHPCGDRPELTLPHPRLRQRRFVLEPLAELLPDWPLPPDGRTVRDVLPEVLSQRVERRPWPPTAGNDCAPP, from the coding sequence ATGATGAGGACGAGGAAGAGGGCGACGACGACTGATCCGCGGGAACCCGATCCGGATCGATCGCCGGCACCTCGCAGCGGGCGAGCGTCCAAGGGGCAGCAAACCTTCGCCCTGGGGCTGGGGGCCAACCTTCCCCGGGGCGGACAGTCCGCGGCGAACACGCTCCTGCAGGCGATCGGCGCCCTCACCCGCCACCTGGGACCCCTCGAAACCGCCTCCCTCTACCGCTCGGCACCGATGAGCCGCCAGCCGGCCGCTTCGCCGCAAGAGATCGACCGGCAGCCGAACTACTACAACACCGCCGTCACCGGCATAACGGACTTGTCGCCGGACGCACTCCTCGCCCTCGCCAAGGCCTTCGAGCTGGCCGCCGGGCGCGAGGGCGACCCCTACCGACAGGACGCGCCTCGAACCCTCGATATCGACCTACTGCTCTACGGCCGCCGCGAGCATCCTTGCGGCGACCGACCGGAGCTGACCCTTCCCCACCCGCGCCTGCGGCAGCGACGCTTCGTGCTGGAACCGCTGGCGGAGTTGCTGCCGGACTGGCCGCTGCCGCCGGACGGCCGCACCGTTCGTGATGTGCTGCCGGAGGTCCTTTCCCAGCGGGTCGAGCGCCGACCCTGGCCGCCCACGGCGGGAAATGACTGCGCGCCACCATGA
- a CDS encoding MBL fold metallo-hydrolase has product MFEVRSAGPLVRLVMARQLLGRRLHKVSAYVSGPLLIDAGPPTMAGELVRWLREDPRGRRVRAVLITHHHEDHVGGCARIARELSLPIYAPPATVERMAGGHRIPFYRWLIWGSVPSTDAGQSLGEVFEGEGRSLRVIPTPGHAFDHVCYFDEDAGTLFSGDLFVHERVHSARRIEDPWEHLASLKRVRDLAPRRMACAHAGWVEEPVSALDRKIAYWQQLAERARDLAAEGESVAAIRRRLLGREGVLTLFSLGDFSKKRLIAKLLAGP; this is encoded by the coding sequence ATGTTTGAAGTCCGTTCCGCCGGTCCGCTGGTGCGCCTGGTGATGGCCCGGCAACTGCTCGGCCGGCGGTTGCACAAGGTCTCCGCCTACGTCTCCGGCCCGCTGCTAATCGATGCCGGTCCACCGACGATGGCGGGAGAGTTGGTGCGCTGGCTGCGCGAAGATCCTCGCGGCCGCCGGGTGCGCGCGGTGTTGATCACCCATCATCACGAGGACCACGTCGGTGGCTGCGCTCGCATCGCCCGGGAATTGAGCCTGCCGATCTACGCTCCGCCCGCCACCGTCGAACGAATGGCCGGCGGTCACCGCATTCCGTTCTACCGCTGGTTGATCTGGGGCAGTGTGCCGAGCACCGATGCCGGGCAATCGCTGGGCGAGGTGTTCGAGGGAGAAGGGCGCAGCCTGCGGGTGATTCCCACCCCCGGCCACGCCTTCGATCACGTTTGCTACTTCGACGAGGATGCGGGCACCTTGTTCTCCGGCGACCTCTTCGTCCACGAGCGCGTTCATTCGGCGCGCCGGATCGAGGATCCTTGGGAGCATCTGGCGAGCTTGAAGCGGGTGCGGGATCTGGCGCCGCGGCGCATGGCCTGTGCCCACGCCGGCTGGGTCGAGGAACCGGTCTCCGCCCTCGACCGTAAGATCGCCTACTGGCAACAACTTGCCGAGCGCGCCCGGGATCTGGCGGCAGAGGGGGAGTCGGTCGCCGCCATCCGCCGCCGGTTGCTCGGCCGGGAGGGCGTCCTCACCCTGTTCAGCCTGGGGGATTTCTCGAAGAAGCGGCTGATCGCCAAACTCCTCGCCGGGCCGTAG
- the purF gene encoding amidophosphoribosyltransferase translates to MCGIFGIEGDADASNLTYLGLYALQHRGQESTGIVSWDGSHMNVERGMGEVADIFKEHVLERLPGRAAIGHTRYSTAGTSVVSNAQPIVVKTSMGPLGLVHNGNLTNAVEIRHELEAAGSIFQTTSDTEVILHLMARNPREQIVESLMEALSRVRGAFSLLLITEQGMMAARDPYGFRPLMLGRYQGGEYQGWPCFASESCAFDLMEAEVVRELAPGEVVVANEGRFESYSLPAADPPARCIFEQVYFARPDSSVFGDAVSEMRLGLGATLAREAPADADVVVPVPDSGLFAALGYSRESGLPLEFGLIRNHYVGRTFIEPKQSIRHFGVKVKLNPVRSLIEGRRVVLIDDSIVRGTTSPKIVKMVRDAGAAEVHVRISAPPTRFPCHYGIAMPTREELIASSHEVEEIRTLIDADSLAYLSLDGMLRCAGGAPESYCTACWSGDYPVEISDVDRRQAVLFPIRSESDA, encoded by the coding sequence ATGTGCGGCATATTCGGCATCGAAGGCGACGCGGACGCCAGCAACCTGACCTATTTGGGTCTCTACGCCCTCCAGCATCGGGGCCAGGAGTCCACCGGCATCGTCTCCTGGGACGGTTCCCACATGAATGTCGAGCGCGGCATGGGGGAGGTGGCGGACATCTTCAAAGAGCATGTCCTGGAGCGCCTGCCGGGACGCGCGGCGATCGGCCACACCCGCTACTCGACGGCCGGCACCAGCGTGGTGTCCAATGCGCAGCCGATCGTCGTCAAGACCTCGATGGGTCCCCTCGGTCTGGTGCACAACGGCAACCTCACCAACGCCGTGGAGATTCGCCACGAGCTGGAGGCCGCCGGTTCCATCTTCCAGACCACCAGCGACACGGAGGTCATTCTCCACCTGATGGCGCGCAATCCGCGGGAGCAGATCGTCGAGTCGTTGATGGAGGCCCTGTCGCGGGTGCGGGGCGCCTTTTCCCTCCTGCTGATCACCGAGCAGGGGATGATGGCGGCGCGCGATCCCTACGGCTTCCGGCCGTTGATGCTCGGCCGATACCAAGGGGGTGAGTATCAGGGCTGGCCGTGTTTTGCCTCCGAAAGCTGTGCCTTCGATCTGATGGAGGCCGAGGTGGTTCGAGAGCTCGCGCCGGGCGAAGTGGTCGTGGCGAACGAAGGACGGTTCGAGAGCTATTCGCTGCCGGCCGCCGATCCGCCGGCGCGGTGCATCTTCGAACAGGTGTATTTTGCCCGTCCAGACAGCTCGGTGTTCGGCGATGCCGTATCCGAAATGCGCCTCGGACTGGGCGCCACCCTGGCGCGGGAAGCGCCGGCCGATGCGGATGTGGTGGTGCCGGTGCCGGACAGCGGTCTGTTCGCGGCCTTGGGCTATAGCCGAGAGTCCGGTCTGCCGCTCGAATTCGGACTGATCCGCAATCACTACGTGGGACGCACTTTTATCGAGCCGAAGCAGTCCATCCGGCACTTCGGTGTCAAGGTCAAGCTCAATCCGGTGCGCTCGCTGATCGAAGGCCGCCGAGTGGTGCTGATCGACGACTCCATCGTGCGCGGCACCACTTCGCCAAAGATCGTCAAGATGGTGCGCGACGCCGGCGCGGCCGAGGTCCACGTCCGCATTTCGGCGCCGCCCACCCGCTTTCCCTGCCACTACGGCATCGCTATGCCCACCCGCGAAGAGCTGATCGCGTCGAGTCACGAGGTGGAGGAGATCCGCACCCTGATCGACGCCGACAGCCTGGCCTACCTGTCCCTCGACGGCATGCTGCGCTGTGCCGGCGGAGCGCCGGAGTCCTACTGCACTGCCTGCTGGAGCGGCGACTACCCGGTAGAAATCAGCGACGTCGACCGTCGGCAGGCGGTGCTGTTTCCCATCAGATCCGAAAGTGATGCGTAG
- the purL gene encoding phosphoribosylformylglycinamidine synthase subunit PurL has product MSATKAALEEPKVDQQLAAEHGLTEEEFGTLCSILGREPNYTELGIASALWSEHCSYKSSRAYLRNFPTEGPHVLEGPGENAGVVDLGDGLVAAFKMESHNHPSYIEPYQGAATGVGGILRDVFTMGARPVACMDSLRFGELDAPRMKYLVDGVVRGIGDYGNCVGIPTVGGETGFHKSYNGNILVNAFAVGIARRDRIFTAKASGLGNPILYAGSRTGRDGIHGATMASESFDGESEAKRPTVQVGDPFTEKVLLEACLEAMRTGAIVAIQDMGAAGLTSSAFEMAGRGEAGIRLDLDRVPLREARLTPYEIMLSESQERMLVVAQRGRQEEVEHVFQRWGLDVETIGEVTDTGRAVLRMDGREVANMPVKPLTEEAPVYHRPAEAPKDLVERRRMPEVPLPEDPGQALADLLATPEMASKEWIWRQYDHTVRTNTLIGPGGDAAVLQIKGSTSGLAMTSDVNPVYCWLDPRTGGAQAVAEAVRNLACVGAEPLGLTDCLNFGNPENPEIAWQFREAVEGMSEACRALTVPVVSGNVSFYNETDGVSVHPTPTVAMVGVVPMLEHVPEPVFVESGHRIVLLGTDDEELGGSAYLRLLHDIEQGAPPAVDLEAEARLAELLRVLAFGGVISAAHDLSTGGLAVALAEATFGRGLGVRVEVAEGPLGLFSESQGRVLVSCRPDRLERLLGRAEDIGVPAREIGEVIGDELAVTFDGGSFTRSVADLREIWATALPRALDL; this is encoded by the coding sequence GTGAGCGCCACCAAAGCCGCGCTGGAGGAACCGAAGGTCGATCAGCAGCTCGCCGCGGAGCACGGCCTGACGGAGGAGGAGTTCGGCACCCTGTGTTCGATCCTCGGCCGCGAACCAAACTACACGGAGCTGGGTATCGCCTCGGCGCTGTGGTCCGAACACTGTTCCTACAAGTCGTCCCGCGCCTATCTGCGGAACTTCCCGACGGAAGGCCCCCACGTGCTCGAAGGCCCAGGCGAGAACGCCGGGGTAGTGGATTTGGGCGACGGTCTGGTGGCGGCGTTCAAGATGGAGAGCCACAACCACCCGAGCTACATCGAGCCCTACCAGGGGGCGGCGACCGGCGTCGGAGGCATCCTGCGGGACGTTTTCACCATGGGCGCCCGGCCGGTGGCCTGCATGGACTCGCTGCGCTTCGGCGAACTCGACGCGCCGCGCATGAAGTACCTGGTCGACGGCGTGGTGCGGGGCATCGGCGACTACGGCAACTGCGTGGGTATTCCCACCGTCGGCGGGGAAACGGGCTTCCACAAGTCCTACAACGGCAACATCCTGGTCAACGCCTTCGCCGTCGGCATCGCCCGGCGGGACCGCATCTTCACCGCCAAGGCGAGCGGCCTCGGCAACCCCATCCTCTACGCCGGCAGCCGTACCGGGCGCGACGGCATCCACGGCGCCACCATGGCCTCAGAGTCCTTCGACGGCGAGAGCGAGGCCAAGCGGCCGACGGTGCAGGTGGGCGATCCCTTCACCGAGAAGGTGCTGCTCGAAGCCTGCCTGGAGGCCATGCGCACCGGCGCCATCGTCGCCATTCAGGACATGGGGGCGGCAGGGCTCACCAGCTCGGCTTTCGAAATGGCCGGCCGCGGCGAGGCCGGTATCCGTCTCGATCTCGACCGCGTGCCGCTGCGCGAGGCCCGTTTGACCCCCTACGAGATCATGCTTTCGGAGTCCCAGGAGCGGATGCTGGTGGTCGCCCAGCGCGGTCGCCAGGAAGAGGTGGAGCACGTGTTCCAGCGCTGGGGCCTCGATGTGGAGACCATCGGCGAGGTGACCGATACCGGTCGAGCGGTGCTGCGCATGGACGGCCGCGAAGTGGCGAACATGCCGGTCAAACCGCTGACCGAAGAAGCCCCCGTTTACCATCGTCCGGCGGAGGCGCCGAAGGACTTGGTGGAGCGGCGCCGGATGCCCGAGGTGCCGCTGCCGGAGGATCCCGGCCAGGCCCTGGCGGACCTCCTTGCCACCCCGGAGATGGCGAGCAAGGAGTGGATCTGGCGGCAGTACGACCACACCGTTCGCACCAATACCCTGATCGGCCCCGGCGGCGACGCGGCGGTGCTGCAGATCAAAGGCTCCACTTCCGGTTTGGCGATGACTTCCGACGTCAATCCCGTCTACTGCTGGCTCGATCCGCGCACCGGCGGTGCCCAGGCGGTGGCCGAAGCGGTGCGCAATCTGGCCTGCGTCGGCGCCGAGCCCTTGGGGCTCACGGACTGTCTGAACTTCGGCAACCCGGAGAACCCGGAGATCGCCTGGCAGTTCCGCGAGGCCGTCGAGGGGATGTCCGAAGCCTGCCGCGCCCTCACCGTGCCGGTGGTCTCCGGCAACGTCTCCTTCTACAACGAGACCGACGGGGTGTCCGTGCACCCGACGCCGACGGTGGCGATGGTGGGGGTGGTGCCGATGCTCGAACACGTGCCGGAGCCGGTGTTCGTCGAATCCGGACACCGCATCGTTCTGCTCGGTACGGACGACGAAGAGTTGGGTGGCTCGGCCTACTTGCGGCTGCTCCACGACATCGAGCAGGGCGCGCCGCCGGCGGTGGACCTGGAGGCGGAGGCGCGGCTGGCGGAACTGCTGCGGGTGCTGGCCTTCGGTGGCGTCATCAGTGCCGCCCACGACCTCTCCACCGGTGGCCTGGCGGTGGCCCTGGCGGAGGCCACTTTCGGGCGCGGCTTGGGCGTCCGGGTGGAGGTAGCGGAAGGCCCCCTGGGGCTGTTTTCGGAATCGCAGGGACGGGTGCTGGTCTCCTGCCGCCCGGATCGCCTGGAACGCCTGCTCGGCCGGGCCGAGGACATCGGCGTGCCGGCGCGGGAGATCGGCGAAGTGATCGGCGATGAGCTCGCGGTGACCTTCGACGGCGGAAGTTTCACGCGCTCCGTGGCGGACCTGAGGGAGATCTGGGCCACCGCCTTGCCCCGCGCGCTCGATCTCTAG